The following coding sequences lie in one Arachis hypogaea cultivar Tifrunner chromosome 9, arahy.Tifrunner.gnm2.J5K5, whole genome shotgun sequence genomic window:
- the LOC112709440 gene encoding protein FAR1-RELATED SEQUENCE 5-like, translating into MNIDDNKNLEESIECDELCFGYDSSSDKEEEDLINNEGKFSESMEVSNCSYKFQEVEKKLNELSYDDMWGIEFDTVDQCCDFYRNYARVHGFVARLDEKGQDFNENLNMRQMVCNREGTHRKKYLEMENRKKDHKPITRVMCQAKIRFHYDLILQKWRVTKFEETHNHDLIPPKYIQFVPAYRTMTDADKAQADSLHFYGIRTCHIMGFMVAQKGGPNRAGFTQKDLYNHFDRSRRAKIKDGDAHAALSYLISKANEDPLLQGKFTLKDGKLDNLVWADGSSITDYQCFGDVLAFDTTYQKNKYNRPLVVFSGTNHHGQTCIFGCGLLSDEKRKIYVLVLNMFMEIMGNKQPIAVVTDGDLAMREAIKEVLPNAAHRLCAWHLYRNACEAIKNSKFLDGLKHLMYENFFPEEFERRWHNLISEYGLFKNEWLQKTYGIKEMWASSYLNDKFFGGIRTTSQCEGIHSLIKNYISKKCYLLELIHNFNEALTQYRTNELLSDFKSLFTTPVLTTCLQDIEKQAADIFTRSMFKEVRCEIEEAGKLNVVTHLVSNNEVKVRINKYRQPGRKCEVQYDKVTKKFACDCRLFESRGIPCCHIFCIMRHDHIDIIPDTLVCTRWTKNAKKDYVCSVTSTETDSENIAGIRYGALATLCFTLCESASKNLDDFMEIRDDIFGLIQKLKKRRDPESKVLSNACMVGDPTVVKTKGAPRLNRWAVKSPETSYILVITNRVMNSMM; encoded by the exons ATGAACATCGATGACAATAAGAACTTAGAGGAGTCTATCGAATGTGATGAGCTGTGTTTTGGGTATGATAGTAGTTCTGATAAGGAGGAGGAAGATCTTATCAACAATGAGGGTAAATTTAGTGAATCCATGGAGGTATCGAATTGTAGCTATAAATTTCAAGAAGTTGAGAAGAAGTTAAATGAATTAAGCTATGATGACATGTGGGGTATTGAGTTTGATACTGTTGATCAATGTTGTGATTTTTATAGAAATTATGCTAGAGTGCACGGTTTTGTTGCGAGGCTTGACGAAAAAGGACAAGATTTCAATGAAAACCTTAATATGCGACAGATGGTTTGTAACAGAGAGGGTACACATAGAAAAAAGTACTTGGAGATGGAGAATAGGAAAAAGGATCACAAGCCAATCACACGTGTAATGTGTCAAGCAAAGATTAGATTTCACTATGACTTGATTTTACAAAAGTGGCGGGTCACCAAATttgaagagactcacaaccatgacCTCATCCCACCTAAGTATATCCAGTTCGTTCCGGCATATCGAACAATGACTGACGCTGATAAAGCACAGGCTGATAGTTTGCACTTTTATGGTATTAGAACTTGTCATATAATGGGGTTCATGGTGGCACAAAAAGGAGGTCCGAACAGGGCGGGATTCACACAAAAAGATCTATATAACCATTTTGACAGATCGAGGCGTGCTAAGATAAAAGATGGTGATGCACATGCAGCATTGAGTTACCTAATTTCTAAGGCAAATGAAGATCCACTATTGCAAGGGAAGTTTACGTTGAAGGATGGTAAGCTTGATAATTTAGTGTGGGCTGATGGATCTAGCATCACTGATTACCAATGTTTTGGTGATGTGTTGGCCTTCGACACGACATACCAAAAAAATAAGTATAATAGGCCGTTGGTTGTCTTCTCAGGAACAAATCATCATGGACAAACATGCATTTTTGGTTGTGGTTTATTATCCGATGAGAAGCGGAAAATCTATGTTTTGGTGTTGAATATGTTCATGGAGATAATGGGTAATAAACAACCTATAGCCGTGGTGACAGATGGAGATCTTGCAATGAGGGAGGCAATAAAAGAAGTTCTTCCAAACGCTGCACACCGTCTTTGTGCATGGCATCTATACCGTAATGCCTGTGAAgctataaaaaattcaaaattcttagatGGATTAAAGCACctaatgtatgaaaatttttttCCTGAAGAGTTTGAGAGAAGATGGCATAACTTGATATCTGAGTACGGGCTTTTTAAGAATGAATGGTTGCAAAAGACATACGGGATCAAAGAAATGTGGGCTTCCTCATATTTAAATGATAAGTTTTTCGGTGGAATCAGGACTACGTCACAATGCGAAGGTATCCACTCCTTGATAAAGAATTACATTAGTAAAAAGTGCTACCTGTTGGAATTGATACACAACTTTAATGAAGCATTGACGCAGTATCGGACAAATGAACTCTTATCCGATTTTAAATCATTGTTTACAACTCCTGTGTTGACGACGTGTCTTCAAGACATTGAGAAGCAAGCTGCTGATATTTTTACTAGAAGCATGTTTAAAGAGGTTCGGTGTGAGATAGAAGAAGCTGGCAAATTAAATGTTGTTACACATTTAGTAAGCAACAATGAAGTTAAGGtgagaataaataaatataggcaACCCGGGAGGAAATGTGAAGTACAATATGATAAAGTCACTAAAAAGTTTGCTTGTGATTGTCGTTTGTTTGAAAGTCGTGGCATTCCATGTTGTCATATTTTCTGTATTATGAGACATGACCACATCGATATCATTCCTGATACTCTTGTCTGCACGAGGTGGACTAAAAATGCTAAGAAGGATTATGTATGTTCAGTTACATCCACAGAAACTGACTCTGAAAATATTGCTGGTATTAGATATGGTGCTCTAGCAACACTGTGTTTCACATTATGTGAGTCGGCATCAAAGAATCTAGATGACTTCATGGAGATTAGAGATGACATTTTTGGACTAATCCAAAAGCTTAAAAAGAGACGCGATCCCGAGTCCAAGGTTCTTTCTAATGCGTGTATGGTCGGTGACCCAACTGTTGTGAAGACAAAGGGAGCCCCTCGTCTAAATAGATGGGCAGTAAAATCTC CAGAGACGTCCTACATACTAGTCATCACCAATCGAGTGATGAACTCAATGATGTGA
- the LOC112711498 gene encoding probable histone H2B.3 encodes MAKGEKKPAEKKPAEKAPAEKTKAEKKIPKDASSGDKKKKKKAKSVETYKIYIFKVLKQVHPDIGISSKAMGIMNSFINDIFEKLAQESSRLARYNKKPTITSREIQTAVRLVLPGELAKHAVSEGTKAVTKFTSS; translated from the coding sequence ATGGCAAAGGGCGAAAAGAAGCCGGCGGAGAAGAAACCAGCGGAGAAGGCACCGGCGGAGAAAACCAAGGCGGAAAAGAAGATCCCGAAGGACGCGTCCTCCGgcgataagaagaagaagaagaaggcgaaGAGCGTTGAGACCTACAAGATCTACATTTTCAAGGTTCTGAAGCAAGTTCATCCTGACATCGGAATCTCTAGTAAGGCCATGGGGATTATGAACAGCTTCATCAACGACATTTTCGAGAAGCTCGCTCAGGAATCTTCTAGACTCGCGAGGTATAACAAGAAACCAACCATTACTTCGAGGGAGATTCAAACCGCTGTGAGACTCGTGCTTCCTGGTGAGCTTGCCAAGCATGCGGTTTCGGAAGGGACTAAAGCTGTTACTAAGTTTACAAGTTCTTGA
- the LOC112709441 gene encoding uncharacterized protein: MQKKEQLEQNQNKSISRRNSTWRPPPGNWLKANVEATYRRSKAVGAIAVVIWDNSGRLLLGESMRIIAHSSLAAEAEAMRRALILATNFNLEQILIESDNLPLVQEVKSKTYIAEVEPILRDILLLAESLPNCGFTWVPREGNKIADGVTKCSLIGQLEENWRWNPQER, from the coding sequence ATGCAAAAAAAAGAGCAGCTTGAACAAAACCAGAACAAGAGTATAAGCAGAAGGAACAGTACCTGGAGACCTCCACCGGGAAACTGGCTGAAGGCCAACGTAGAAGCTACGTATAGAAGATCAAAAGCGGTGGGAGCAATTGCAGTTGTAATTTGGGATAACTCAGGGCGACTGTTATTAGGAGAATCAATGAGAATCATAGCTCACTCCAGCCTAGCTGCAGAGGCAGAAGCAATGAGAAGGGCGCTAATTTTAGCTACAAATTTTAATTTGGAGCAAATCCTAATAGAGTCAGACAATTTACCTCTCGTGCAAGAAGTGAAATCGAAAACTTATATAGCAGAGGTGGAACCGATTCTTCGAGATATTCTTCTCCTGGCCGAAAGTCTTCCCAATTGTGGCTTCACATGGGTTCCTAGAGAGGGAAACAAAATTGCAGATGGAGTGACAAAATGTTCCCTAATAGGCCAACTAGAAGAAAACTGGAGATGGAATCCCCAAGAGAGATAG